GTGTAGTCAAAATCCAGGATTACATCCAAAACAATAACGGAGTGATTTTCACTAACATGAGCACATATTCTGACTAGTCCGAGACTGCCTTCACCTTCCTGGCACACTGTTGAAGAAACCGAGGGTAGGAGTCCTTAATCTGAAATTATGACCATTCCTACTTTGAGACTAAGAAAATTGATCTACTTTTGTCAAAGACAGAACAGTGAGATGAAACATGGGTAATAAAAAGTTCTTGTTCATTTTTAAATCTTCAACAAAAAGGGTCCGATGACAATTAGGGGGAAGAAAAAATAAATCTATTGAAGCTCCCTCTGAGGAGACCTGTGGTGCTCTCCATCCTGCTTGCTTCAGGAAAGTCTGTGGTAAGAGGGAGAGTGGGGCcaggagaaacagacagggttctacCACTTGCCCCTCTTGCTCCAGTCCTTGGGGGTGAAGTGAAGGCATTTGGGGTCGATGGGCAGATGACGCTTCTGCATTGCTCTCTCATGCCCCTCCACTATGTCCTCTGAAAGAGTCAGAATATACTGGCCCTGAGAAACCATAGGGAGAGAAGAGGTTCAAATATGCTGATCAAGAATGTTCCCTtaacagctaaaagtacagtgctGAGTGCTGTCCCCTGCTCTCTAGTATCGCTCACCTTATAGTAGTTTATGAGGTTTAGGTACTGAAGTGTAGATATGACATCCTCTTTCTTCACACTGGTGATTTCGCTGATCTCACTGGAAATATACAAGACAATGTGATATTAGGTTACAGAAGCAACTTGAgctataaaaataaaacaatcaGAATAACAGGACAGAGTCATACTTGATTGTGATCTGAGGTCTCTCCCCGTTGTCAGGCTTGAGGTCCATGAGGATCTCTAGGATGGTCTGGGACCAGTAGGAGCGGTAGGAGAGCAGCCCCAGGTCAGACAGAGGCTTCTCTGGTGTGCCTGTCTTCCCCTCTACCTTAGACAGCTCATAACCTGAAGACCAACAGAAACAAGACAATTAGTGACGGCATACCAAATGGCCACATTTCAACACTCCCACAGATCATTTTGACACAGAGGTACAATGGTTGTACACATTTACACCAGGATACAATATTTAAAATGTCAGTTATGTCACTTACTGAACTCAATGAGCAATTTGCCGTAGCCTCTCCTCTGGTAGGGAGGTAAGGTGAGAATACAAGCCACGTTGTAATCTTCCGTCGACTCTTTCTCCTGTGCACAGAAAGCAAGGGTAAGTCAGCTGCAAAAAGCTTATGTATTTTCAACATGTCTAAGGAATTATTTCATAGGATTATTGCTGATATTCGTGAGCAGCGGATGTTTACCTGCTAACAATAGGATATAAGGGGAGTTCAGTGTACCTTGGAGAAGTAGCCCACTATGTGGAAGCCCTTGGAGTCGTACTCTGTCATGACGTAGAAGAGGAAGGGGTCTGTGTCATAGTACAGCGTCTTGTGGTCCAGGAAACACTTGGCCAGTAAACACAGGTTCTGAGAATATGTCTGGCAAACATGGGAGAAATGAGTTGTGAAGCGAGAATCTCAATGAAACTCATTAGAATAACGAGGGGTGACCATGCAGCTGGGAGGATCATGGACTTCACTCACTTTGTTTTTTCTGCCGTCTATTTCAAAAAAGGAGATGGTGCCCTTGCGGTAGATCTCATTGCCAGGGGGATGCCGAAGATTACACTTGGTCTAGATGAGAGACCAGGAGAATAATGTGGGATCACATACATAAACATGGTGAATCTGTATCCAAGCCCCTAGTGGACATATACacggagtataccaaacattaggaacatgttTCTAATGTTGAGTCGTGcccccttttgtcctcagaacagcctcaatttgtcatggggtggactctacaaggtatcaagtggatgctggcccatgttgacaccaatgctttccacagttgtgccaagttggctggaagaccattcttgatacacacaggaaactgttgagcgtgaaaactcCACCACGTTGCGgtttttgacacaaaccggtgcgcctggggCCTACAACCATatctcgttcaaaggcacttacatttttttgtcttgcccattcaccctcaatggcacacatacacaatccatgtcttaataGTGTCAATGCTTAAAAgtccatctttaacctgtctcctccccttcatctgcactgattgaagtagatttaacaagtgacatcaataagggatcatacctTTAAtctggattcacttggtcagtctataTAATGGAAAGAACAttcatgttttgtatactcagtgtagctATATCCCTTAGCTCAGCCCATCTGGTTGTTTGACCCCTGGGGTTCTGTAGCTCAAACAATACCATGACTGCACAGAAACCCTGTCTCTAGTGATGGTATTACACACATTACATTGAGATATTCTAATGTAGCATCTCACCAGATGCCTCTGCAGACACTTAAGGCTCTTGAGGTACTTGAGGCAGAACTCGCAGAGGTAGAGAATAGGCAATGTGGTCAGTTCCTGAGGGTAGGGGGAGAAGTACCAGGGCTTCAGCCTGTGGCGGCCCAGTTCAATGCAGTCAATGTTCTTCATACGCGTGACAATGTCGTCATGGCTACGGTCCGACACCAGACTGCCGGTCATGCGAGGGGCAGAGGGGATGCCATCGGAGCTGTCCTGCGAGTCCTGACACAAAATAGTAGAAAAGGGAAGAGAACAACAGTATTCCATATCTGATGCATTGTGTTCGAACCTTGTCCAAACAAAAGCCAATaaattcaaattaaataattGATTAAACATAGGTAGTTTTTACAGCTAAACAAAACCAGACACTGAGAAATAGCTCTCATATGAAATAAAGGTCTGATCGAAGGCCAAAACCTTTAAAATAATTCCAGAAACAAAGACACACAGGCAATGAGAAGGAAATGAGACGGACCTCTCCTGGCGGCAGATAGACATTGGCACATCGAGGGCTGTTGTTATACTGGAAAACCTTAATTATCTAGCAGAAAAACAAGCAGATTAGAGGGCTTTTGGACACGGATTTAAGAGGGACGGAAAATAATTCACTTTTATACTAATTATACCAATACAGGACAACTCAATAGTTAAATGTCAACAGGGAGATTTCTTCATATATCATATTGACCTGTTCTTTCGTTCCTTGTTAATTTGGGGAGGGTTATCTTAACATTAAACAGAAAGGGAAGGAAATAAATCACAATAGCTGATAATTCCTAAGTTCACACAGATAATTATGTAAAAACCCAATTTTGCTTCCTCACACGATCACTACAATGCTGCAAGTAAAATTGTTGAAAATGTGCTTGTCCTGATGCCAACACAGGCTTCTGAAACAGATGACTGTAACTGAAACCATATAACCATGAAAGATAGACATACAGATCAAGGACAGTAAGAATCAACACTAGTCCAGTATCCCAGCTCAACTTGTCAATGTAGTAAGGACCCTAGCACTAACTGGATATTATTGTGCTTTATCCTGTGTGAAAATCTGATTTTTTTTGATGCGTTTCAACTCAAAGGAAGCGGATGCAATTTCCAAAAACATAAGAATGAATTGTTGATGCCAGTATAATGCTAAAGTGCATCAATCTATAAATGTGAATGATGGGAGAAAAGATGGTCTACAGTTGAAACAAGAGCAACTAATAAGTCGATTAAAAAAACAAATGGTCATCATCCCTTAAGTGTTCCATACCTCATCGGTTCCCCCACAGTTGGGGGGCTGCTTCCTCTTCCTGCCTGGTTGATTGGGCATGGGGCGACGGGCAGTACCATTCTGGGAAGATTTGAAAAGAGGGGATAAGAAATCAAAACAGACGCACAGTAATAGTGGGAGGCTAGAGATTGATCATTACAAAAGGGCAAAGTTATAAAATGTTGGTGTACCGTCGTGAGTGAGGTAAGCTGCTCGTGATCATCGTGGGCGTTGGATTTAAGGTTGAAAGTGTTGGTGTCCCTCACAGCAGGGTAAACTGACACTTGGGAGGCTTCAGCCAAACCTGGCAAGGATGGCACGGGGGTTGCCGGGGACACTTGTGTTGCCAGGGACACAGACTCTGCTTTCCTCTTCTGTATGAGGCAAAAACATGGGCAGACATGAAAAAAAACTCATTCCGAGACATTTAATTAATCTCTTAAGATTATGTTGATGGAATTTCAAATGCCAACCACACCACAGGCATAACCAAGGTGTTATAGCCATCTTTTACATTACCAGTCATATTCTAGGGCCGGGGGGGGAAAAAGGCCCAATTCCTTTACCACCGCATATTGGTAGGGAAAATGAAGCATAGCCAATGTTCTTCCCAGAACATTTTGAAATTATATTTAAACACTGGTAATTGATAGCTTAGTCTCTCACAAGTTGA
This region of Oncorhynchus masou masou isolate Uvic2021 chromosome 8, UVic_Omas_1.1, whole genome shotgun sequence genomic DNA includes:
- the LOC135544274 gene encoding histone acetyltransferase KAT5-like; protein product: MTKMADSSVDVIEGCRLPVLRKNQENEDEWPLAEILSVKEIPGRKLYYVHYIDFNKRLDEWVTPERLDMKKLQFPKKEAKTPTKNGLPGSRPSSPEREVVRAAGTGPQHPPSRPPQPQAQQKCLPTKTSIPDFQVLQQQVQRKSLDLNLQTATAPSRGKTLPTPKRKAESVSLATQVSPATPVPSLPGLAEASQVSVYPAVRDTNTFNLKSNAHDDHEQLTSLTTNGTARRPMPNQPGRKRKQPPNCGGTDEIIKVFQYNNSPRCANVYLPPGEDSQDSSDGIPSAPRMTGSLVSDRSHDDIVTRMKNIDCIELGRHRLKPWYFSPYPQELTTLPILYLCEFCLKYLKSLKCLQRHLTKCNLRHPPGNEIYRKGTISFFEIDGRKNKTYSQNLCLLAKCFLDHKTLYYDTDPFLFYVMTEYDSKGFHIVGYFSKEKESTEDYNVACILTLPPYQRRGYGKLLIEFSYELSKVEGKTGTPEKPLSDLGLLSYRSYWSQTILEILMDLKPDNGERPQITINEISEITSVKKEDVISTLQYLNLINYYKGQYILTLSEDIVEGHERAMQKRHLPIDPKCLHFTPKDWSKRGKW